A window from Enterocloster bolteae encodes these proteins:
- a CDS encoding amidophosphoribosyltransferase produces MGGIFGVASKNSCTLDLFFGVDYHSHLGTKRGGMAVYGSQGFTRSIHNIENTPFRTKFDGDLDELEGTLGIGCISDNEPQPLLIQSHLGSFAITTVGKINNEAELVASAYENGHIHFMEMSHGRINATELVAALINQKSTLVEGLLYAQEKIEGSMSILLLTPEGIYASRDKFGRTPIVIGHKDDAYCASFESFAYINLGYTDYKELGPGEIVYMTPESVETVSPPREEMKICSFLWVYYGYPTSSYEGINVESMRYECGKLLAKRDDAQPEVVAGIPDSGIAHAIGYANESGIPFARPFIKYTPTWPRSFMPQNQGQRNLIARMKLIPVDALIRGKKLLLIDDSIVRGTQLGETTEFLYQSGAKEVHIRPACPPLMFGCPYLNFSRSTSELDLITRRIIRDREGDNVSRDVLNTYTDPDSANYKEMIEEIRKRLGFTTLRYHRLDDLVKSIGISPCKLCTYCWSGRK; encoded by the coding sequence ATGGGCGGAATATTTGGTGTTGCATCAAAAAACAGCTGTACCCTGGACTTATTTTTCGGAGTGGATTACCACTCCCATCTGGGGACTAAGAGAGGCGGAATGGCCGTATACGGCAGCCAGGGCTTTACGAGGTCCATCCACAATATAGAAAATACCCCCTTCCGTACGAAGTTTGACGGGGATTTGGACGAGCTGGAAGGAACATTGGGAATCGGATGTATTTCCGACAACGAACCCCAGCCCCTTCTGATACAGTCCCATCTGGGCAGCTTTGCCATAACCACAGTGGGTAAAATCAACAACGAGGCGGAGCTGGTGGCATCAGCCTACGAAAACGGCCATATCCATTTCATGGAAATGAGCCATGGGCGTATCAATGCTACGGAGCTGGTGGCTGCCCTTATCAACCAGAAATCCACCTTGGTGGAAGGGCTTCTCTATGCCCAGGAAAAAATAGAGGGATCCATGTCCATCCTGCTGCTGACTCCGGAAGGAATCTATGCGTCCAGAGATAAATTCGGAAGGACCCCCATTGTCATCGGGCACAAGGATGATGCCTACTGCGCCTCCTTTGAAAGCTTTGCTTACATCAATCTGGGATATACGGACTACAAAGAACTGGGGCCCGGTGAGATCGTATATATGACGCCTGAAAGCGTGGAGACGGTCAGCCCTCCCAGGGAAGAAATGAAGATATGCTCCTTCCTGTGGGTATACTACGGATACCCTACATCCAGTTACGAGGGAATCAATGTGGAGAGCATGCGCTACGAGTGCGGAAAGCTGCTGGCAAAGAGGGATGACGCGCAGCCCGAGGTGGTTGCGGGCATTCCCGACTCAGGCATCGCCCACGCCATCGGGTATGCCAATGAATCCGGCATTCCGTTTGCCCGTCCCTTCATCAAGTACACCCCCACATGGCCGCGCTCCTTCATGCCCCAGAACCAGGGCCAGAGAAATCTGATCGCCCGCATGAAGCTGATTCCTGTGGACGCGCTGATCCGCGGCAAAAAGCTGCTGCTCATCGACGACTCTATCGTGCGGGGCACCCAGCTGGGTGAGACAACGGAATTCCTGTACCAGAGCGGCGCAAAGGAAGTGCATATACGCCCGGCCTGCCCTCCTCTTATGTTCGGATGCCCCTACCTCAACTTCTCCCGTTCCACCTCAGAGCTGGATCTGATTACCAGACGCATCATACGGGACAGAGAGGGCGACAATGTGTCCCGGGATGTGCTAAACACTTACACAGACCCGGACAGCGCCAATTACAAGGAGATGATTGAGGAAATCCGCAAGCGCCTGGGATTCACCACCCTGCGTTACCACAGGCTGGATGACCTGGTAAAGTCCATCGGAATCTCCCCCTGCAAGCTCTGCACCTACTGCTGGAGCGGCCGGAAATAG
- a CDS encoding sensor histidine kinase, whose product MLFEKQRIKLQKASIRYIIFIYFTLTALAASIFIGISLYSRLSGQMSATIREENQILINQITRSMEDYLRTVMKLSDSLYYGVVKNADLASGSIGSEMTLLYDNNKDNVENIALLSKEGKLLEAVPAARLKTNVDVTGENWFTSTLEKTENMHFSTPHVQYIFDGSENQYRWVISLSRAVEITRGPSTDQGVLLIDIRYSSLEQLFDGVNLGNGGYVYLISSSGEIIYHPQAQLIDSGIVRENNLEVSGLRDGNYRQTVDGEERTVTVKTVGYTGWKVVGVTPLDGVSLNNIKTKLLVIFMIAFVLFIMTIINSYISSRITDPIKELEKSVNEIEAGNLETEVRSGGSYEIQHLGNSIQNMARQIRRLMDDIVAEHESKRKSEFDTLQAQINPHFLYNTLDIIVWMIENENLTDAVRVVTALARFFRISLSRGKSIITVRDELEHVRNYLMIQHMRYKNKFTYTVEAEDEVLDLASLKLVLQPLVENAIYHGMEFMDGDGEIRIRAWRQDKDLFMSVSDNGLGMTREQVKRLFGDTDHMPSGRGSGIGVKNVHQRIRLYFGNDYGLEIQSEPDEGTTVTAHLPAIPYEEVKKEGSYVK is encoded by the coding sequence ATGTTGTTTGAGAAGCAGAGGATTAAGCTGCAGAAGGCCAGTATACGGTATATCATATTCATCTACTTTACACTGACGGCCCTGGCCGCAAGTATATTCATAGGCATTTCCCTGTATTCCAGGCTGTCGGGCCAGATGTCCGCCACCATCCGGGAGGAGAACCAGATACTGATTAATCAGATCACCAGGTCCATGGAGGATTACCTGCGGACCGTGATGAAGCTGTCTGATTCCCTGTACTACGGTGTCGTCAAGAACGCGGACCTGGCCAGCGGTTCCATCGGGAGCGAGATGACCCTTCTCTATGACAATAACAAGGACAATGTGGAGAATATAGCCCTTTTGTCCAAGGAGGGAAAGCTGCTGGAAGCCGTGCCTGCGGCCCGCCTTAAGACAAATGTGGATGTCACCGGTGAAAACTGGTTCACCTCCACCCTGGAGAAAACGGAAAATATGCATTTTTCCACGCCCCATGTCCAGTACATTTTTGACGGCAGCGAGAACCAGTACCGGTGGGTCATTTCCCTGTCAAGGGCAGTGGAGATTACCCGGGGACCTTCCACGGACCAGGGAGTCCTGCTGATTGACATACGCTACAGCAGCCTGGAGCAGCTCTTTGACGGGGTAAATCTGGGAAATGGAGGCTATGTCTATTTAATTAGCAGCAGCGGGGAAATCATATACCACCCCCAGGCCCAGCTTATTGACTCAGGAATTGTACGGGAAAACAACCTGGAGGTATCCGGACTCAGGGACGGCAATTACCGGCAGACCGTGGATGGGGAGGAACGGACCGTCACGGTTAAGACTGTGGGATATACAGGCTGGAAGGTGGTGGGGGTGACGCCCCTTGACGGCGTGTCCCTCAACAATATAAAGACAAAGCTCCTGGTGATTTTCATGATTGCCTTTGTCCTTTTTATCATGACCATTATTAATTCCTATATCTCATCCAGGATAACAGACCCAATCAAGGAGCTGGAGAAATCTGTCAATGAAATTGAGGCAGGTAATCTGGAGACAGAGGTCAGGAGCGGCGGCTCCTACGAGATACAGCATCTGGGCAATTCCATACAGAACATGGCCCGGCAGATACGGCGGCTTATGGACGATATTGTGGCGGAGCATGAATCCAAGCGAAAGAGCGAGTTCGACACCCTCCAGGCGCAGATTAACCCCCATTTCCTGTATAACACTCTGGACATCATAGTGTGGATGATTGAAAATGAGAACCTGACTGACGCGGTGCGCGTCGTGACGGCTCTGGCCAGGTTTTTCCGCATCAGCCTCAGCAGGGGAAAGAGCATCATAACTGTCAGGGATGAGCTGGAGCATGTGCGAAACTACCTTATGATTCAGCACATGCGCTATAAAAATAAGTTTACTTATACCGTGGAGGCAGAGGATGAGGTCCTTGACCTGGCCAGTCTCAAGCTTGTCCTCCAGCCGCTGGTGGAAAATGCCATCTATCACGGCATGGAATTTATGGACGGGGACGGGGAAATCCGTATCCGGGCATGGCGGCAGGATAAGGATTTATTTATGAGTGTATCGGACAACGGCCTGGGGATGACCCGTGAGCAGGTGAAACGGCTGTTCGGGGATACGGATCACATGCCGTCGGGCAGGGGTTCCGGTATCGGAGTGAAGAATGTCCACCAACGTATCCGTCTGTATTTTGGCAATGACTACGGACTGGAAATCCAGTCGGAGCCGGATGAAGGGACAACGGTCACGGCCCATCTGCCGGCCATCCCCTATGAGGAAGTAAAGAAAGAGGGATCCTATGTTAAATAA
- a CDS encoding galactose ABC transporter substrate-binding protein yields MKGKWMYLLAACMGAAVLIGVWQYMGREDGRKADKNSVRIGVLLYRGDDTFIGTLRTGLEDKAKEYEQETGIKVKLDIMDAKGSQNTQNSQVERLISLGCDALCINSVDRSSASIIIDKAMDAGTPVVFFNREPVEEDMNRWEKLYYVGADAKESAVLQGDILVDAYNQDTRTLDANGNGLVSYVLLEGETSHQDSLIRTEWSIQTLKDGGVPLEKITGGIANWDRSQASALMEQWLKEYPGQIELVVSNNDDMALGAIDAMNRAGIGANSIKVVGIDGTPVGIKALEEGYLFGTVESDKERYSQAIFDIAWSLSLGQDPKDRVPQLEGNYYWCPQRALTQTEAKLLKNQ; encoded by the coding sequence GTGAAAGGGAAGTGGATGTATCTATTGGCAGCCTGCATGGGGGCGGCTGTCCTTATAGGTGTGTGGCAGTACATGGGAAGGGAAGACGGGCGGAAGGCGGATAAGAACTCTGTCCGCATCGGGGTTCTGCTCTACCGGGGGGACGACACCTTCATCGGCACTCTGCGCACCGGCCTGGAGGACAAGGCAAAGGAATATGAACAGGAAACAGGGATCAAGGTAAAGCTGGATATCATGGACGCCAAGGGGAGTCAGAATACCCAGAACAGCCAGGTGGAGCGTCTCATTTCCCTGGGCTGCGATGCCCTGTGCATCAACAGTGTGGACCGTTCGTCGGCCTCCATCATCATTGACAAGGCCATGGACGCAGGAACTCCGGTGGTATTCTTTAACCGGGAACCGGTGGAGGAGGATATGAACCGCTGGGAAAAGCTGTACTATGTGGGAGCGGACGCCAAGGAATCCGCTGTGCTTCAGGGAGACATCCTGGTGGATGCCTATAATCAGGATACACGAACCCTGGATGCCAACGGCAACGGCCTGGTAAGTTATGTGCTTTTGGAAGGGGAGACCAGCCATCAGGACTCCCTGATACGCACGGAGTGGTCCATCCAGACCTTAAAGGACGGGGGCGTTCCACTGGAGAAGATTACAGGAGGAATTGCCAACTGGGACAGGAGCCAGGCATCAGCCCTGATGGAGCAGTGGCTGAAGGAGTATCCGGGACAGATTGAGCTGGTGGTCAGCAATAATGACGACATGGCCCTGGGAGCCATCGACGCTATGAACCGGGCCGGAATCGGGGCCAATTCCATTAAGGTGGTGGGTATCGACGGCACCCCGGTGGGCATAAAGGCTCTGGAGGAAGGGTATCTTTTCGGCACAGTGGAATCAGATAAGGAACGCTACTCCCAGGCCATATTTGACATTGCCTGGAGTCTGTCCCTGGGCCAGGACCCGAAGGACAGGGTGCCGCAGCTGGAGGGGAATTATTACTGGTGTCCTCAGCGGGCGCTGACCCAGACTGAGGCAAAATTGCTTAAAAACCAGTGA
- a CDS encoding pectinesterase family protein, whose product MTEPDGQNERQRQQAVRLTVAKDGSGDYDTVGAALEALGDKEGPPSCIFIKEGVYRERLEIRRPGITLEGQSAGGTVITGGLSAGMTMEDGSKRGTFRTYSVLVDTHDFTAKNLTIENSAGPGEAVGQALALYADGDRILLKGCRLLGGQDTLFTGPLPPKEIQKNGFIGPKQFSPRINGRHCYQDCFIRGDIDFIFGSATAYFDRCELYSAGRDTEKKGYVTAASTPKGQKYGYVFRNCRFTGNSSRESVYLGRPWRDYARTVLIDCYLGPHICREGWHDWDKKNARSTLFYGEYGSYGPGAEEQEAVEQGKRDHCTSRPDWVFMLTREQIQDYTMEQVLGGTDGWNPGAYI is encoded by the coding sequence ATGACAGAACCAGATGGACAGAATGAGCGGCAGAGGCAGCAGGCCGTCCGCCTGACCGTGGCAAAGGACGGCAGTGGTGACTATGATACGGTAGGCGCGGCCCTGGAGGCCCTGGGAGACAAAGAGGGACCTCCGTCCTGCATTTTCATAAAAGAGGGCGTGTACAGGGAACGGCTGGAAATTAGAAGGCCGGGAATCACATTGGAGGGCCAGTCAGCCGGCGGCACCGTCATTACCGGTGGACTGTCTGCCGGAATGACCATGGAGGACGGCAGTAAGCGGGGGACCTTTCGGACTTACAGCGTGCTGGTAGACACCCATGATTTTACAGCAAAGAACCTGACCATTGAAAACAGCGCCGGTCCGGGCGAAGCGGTGGGACAGGCGCTGGCCCTGTATGCGGACGGGGACCGGATTCTGCTTAAGGGATGCAGGCTGCTGGGAGGCCAGGACACACTCTTTACAGGTCCCCTTCCTCCGAAGGAGATACAAAAGAACGGATTCATCGGACCAAAACAGTTTTCGCCCAGAATAAACGGACGCCACTGCTACCAGGACTGCTTTATCCGCGGGGACATAGACTTTATATTTGGCAGTGCCACAGCTTATTTTGACAGGTGTGAGCTGTACTCTGCCGGCAGGGATACAGAGAAAAAAGGGTACGTGACCGCTGCGTCCACTCCCAAAGGACAGAAATACGGGTATGTGTTCCGAAACTGTCGGTTTACGGGAAACAGCTCCCGTGAAAGCGTCTACCTGGGCAGGCCCTGGAGAGATTACGCCAGGACGGTCCTCATTGACTGCTATCTGGGACCCCACATATGCCGTGAGGGGTGGCATGACTGGGATAAAAAGAATGCGCGTTCCACCCTGTTTTACGGGGAATACGGAAGCTATGGACCGGGGGCGGAGGAACAGGAGGCAGTGGAACAGGGGAAAAGGGACCATTGTACATCCAGACCGGACTGGGTTTTTATGCTTACCCGTGAACAGATACAGGATTACACCATGGAGCAGGTATTAGGCGGAACAGACGGGTGGAATCCCGGGGCATATATTTAA
- a CDS encoding sugar ABC transporter ATP-binding protein: MADKKDDIVLSIRGMSKSFGRNRVLDHINLDVKRGTVMGLMGENGAGKSTMMKCLFGTYQKDEGNIFLNGKEVSFSGPKDALENGIAMVHQELNQCLERNVIDNLFLGRYPVNSMGVIDEGRMKKEAAELFRKLGMTVNLTQPMGRMSVSQRQMCEIAKAISYNSRVIVLDEPTSSLTVQEVNKLFEMMRMLKEQGIALIYISHKMDEIFEICDEISVLRDGNLVMTKSTKDANMNELIAAMVGRSLDNRFPPVDNTPGDVILSIQNLSTKFEPHLQDVSFDVKEGEIFGLYGLVGAGRTELLETIFGVRTRAAGRVYFNNRLMNFSSAKEAMEHGFAMITEERKANGLFLKGDLTFNTTIANLQQYMSGIALSDAKMIKATSKEIKIMHTKCMGPDDMISSLSGGNQQKVIFGKWLERSPQVFMMDEPTRGIDVGAKYEIYELIINMAKQGKTIIVVSSEMPEILGITNRIGVMSNGRLSGIVNTKETNQEELLRLSAKYL; the protein is encoded by the coding sequence ATGGCAGATAAGAAAGATGATATCGTCTTATCAATACGCGGTATGAGCAAGTCCTTCGGCCGAAACAGAGTTCTGGACCATATCAACCTGGATGTGAAGCGCGGAACCGTTATGGGGCTTATGGGTGAGAACGGAGCTGGTAAGTCAACCATGATGAAGTGCCTTTTCGGCACCTACCAGAAAGACGAGGGAAATATCTTCCTGAATGGCAAGGAAGTAAGCTTTTCCGGACCAAAGGATGCTCTTGAAAACGGCATTGCAATGGTTCACCAGGAATTGAATCAGTGTCTGGAACGGAATGTAATTGATAATTTATTCCTTGGACGTTATCCGGTCAATTCCATGGGTGTAATTGATGAAGGCAGGATGAAAAAGGAAGCCGCCGAGCTCTTTAGAAAATTGGGAATGACTGTTAACCTCACCCAGCCCATGGGCCGCATGTCCGTATCACAGAGGCAGATGTGTGAAATCGCCAAGGCCATCTCCTACAATTCAAGGGTGATTGTTCTGGATGAGCCCACATCCTCCCTGACCGTGCAGGAGGTTAACAAGCTCTTCGAGATGATGAGGATGTTAAAGGAGCAGGGAATTGCCCTGATTTATATTTCCCACAAGATGGATGAGATTTTTGAAATCTGCGACGAGATATCCGTGCTTCGGGACGGCAACCTGGTCATGACAAAGAGCACCAAGGATGCAAACATGAATGAGCTGATTGCGGCAATGGTCGGCCGTTCCCTTGATAACCGGTTCCCGCCTGTTGACAATACCCCAGGTGATGTGATTCTGTCCATCCAGAATCTGTCTACAAAGTTTGAGCCTCATTTGCAGGATGTTTCATTTGACGTAAAAGAAGGAGAGATATTCGGACTGTACGGTCTGGTAGGGGCAGGGCGCACGGAACTTCTGGAAACAATCTTTGGTGTCCGCACCAGAGCCGCAGGACGCGTTTATTTTAATAACCGCCTTATGAATTTCAGCAGCGCGAAGGAGGCCATGGAGCATGGCTTTGCCATGATTACCGAGGAGCGGAAGGCAAATGGCCTGTTTTTAAAAGGAGACCTTACCTTCAATACCACCATAGCCAATCTGCAGCAGTATATGTCGGGTATAGCGCTTTCCGATGCAAAGATGATAAAGGCTACGTCAAAGGAAATCAAAATCATGCATACCAAGTGCATGGGCCCCGATGATATGATTTCCAGCCTTTCCGGCGGCAATCAGCAGAAGGTCATTTTCGGAAAGTGGCTGGAGCGCAGTCCGCAGGTGTTTATGATGGACGAACCCACAAGAGGAATCGACGTGGGTGCAAAGTATGAAATATATGAGCTTATCATCAATATGGCGAAGCAGGGGAAGACAATCATTGTTGTTTCTTCTGAGATGCCGGAGATTCTCGGAATTACAAACCGTATTGGTGTTATGTCAAATGGACGTCTTTCTGGAATTGTTAATACAAAAGAGACAAATCAGGAAGAACTTTTAAGGCTCAGTGCAAAATACCTATAA
- a CDS encoding substrate-binding domain-containing protein, translated as MLNKGKILWCVWAGILVLLFLMSSTDLIIKEKKIEVYPISVIIEGDNDDYYVNFKKGMDQAAVEFHGDVSFITLYASDDQDQQMDLVKREIRDGTRAVILAPVKPEEAVRGLEDMNPGCPVILLGQSPDEGGTLDTIGVDGRKIGRLLGEAAASQAPRDVPVYLFCRGLDYGDSAQVYEGVRTVLDERGYHYRLIERKNQDTYHQAIQETDSPGGGRITIIALDVQSLDQATRILEENTIYQGRVAGLYGAGSTTSLLRALDKGIVTGMTAYNQFDEGYLSVKQAVEAIQGTRQKQQTMLEAIYVDEDKLRDKTYEKMLYPIE; from the coding sequence ATGTTAAATAAAGGAAAAATACTCTGGTGCGTATGGGCCGGCATCCTGGTCCTGCTGTTTTTGATGTCCTCCACGGATCTGATAATCAAGGAAAAAAAGATTGAGGTATATCCGATCTCCGTCATAATAGAAGGGGACAACGACGACTACTATGTAAATTTCAAAAAGGGTATGGACCAGGCCGCAGTGGAGTTCCATGGGGATGTCAGCTTTATCACCCTCTATGCCTCTGATGACCAGGACCAGCAGATGGACCTGGTAAAACGGGAAATCAGGGACGGGACCAGGGCGGTGATTCTGGCTCCGGTAAAGCCTGAGGAGGCGGTAAGGGGACTGGAGGATATGAACCCGGGCTGCCCCGTCATCCTTCTGGGCCAGTCTCCTGATGAGGGCGGGACTCTGGATACCATCGGTGTGGACGGCAGGAAGATTGGAAGGCTGCTGGGCGAAGCGGCGGCTTCCCAGGCACCCAGGGATGTACCGGTCTATCTCTTTTGCAGGGGACTGGACTATGGGGACAGCGCCCAGGTCTACGAGGGGGTCCGGACTGTGCTGGATGAGCGGGGATATCATTACCGGCTTATTGAGAGGAAAAACCAGGACACATACCACCAGGCCATACAGGAAACGGACTCTCCCGGAGGCGGCAGGATCACCATTATAGCACTGGATGTGCAGTCGCTGGACCAGGCCACCCGGATACTGGAGGAAAACACCATATACCAGGGCCGGGTGGCAGGGCTCTACGGCGCAGGAAGCACCACCTCCCTGCTCAGGGCTCTGGATAAGGGAATTGTCACAGGAATGACTGCATATAACCAGTTTGACGAGGGATATTTAAGCGTGAAGCAGGCAGTGGAAGCTATTCAGGGTACGCGCCAGAAGCAGCAGACCATGCTGGAGGCCATCTATGTGGATGAGGATAAGTTGAGGGATAAGACATACGAGAAAATGCTCTATCCCATTGAGTAA
- a CDS encoding response regulator → MDLYRIILVDDEEEVRQSIIRKIDWTGAGFCVVGDAENGEEALEKVEALEPDLILTDIRMPFMDGLSLAERVRQKYPSVKIVIFSGYDDFDYAKQAIKLNVTEYILKPVNVEELTAILKRIKSNLDDEIEQKRNVSLLRENYIRSLPILRDQFLNELVGSTVPGNVLKEKLAEYDIPLAGAKKWVAAAIDIEPEEIREGNMLPLHKERDLIPISVMQVVEEKLGNYCRSSVFTSSRTSWSELALIAAIDEDNSQTGLIDVLGDICKETKKILEVPITIGIGHSCQDLGEISGSYKTAVDALGYKAIVGAGSTIYINDVEPVSGGKLSFDSKDEAELIAAIKFGPREKIEEAVQAVMDKMSDAKVHFRQCQAYMLSVSSSIVQLIQQYDLDLEQLAEEGEEQGDTFAVIPRMMKKEDFAHWLLSAALRMNQAMNRERDNTMKQVIQKAKEYIMDNYQDPDLSVEKICRQLHMSPAYFSTMFKKETGQAYTAYLTQVRLDKAVELLNKTDDKTYVIAAKVGYQEQNYFSYVFKKRFGVSPTKFRGAK, encoded by the coding sequence ATGGATTTATACCGTATCATACTGGTGGACGACGAGGAAGAGGTCAGGCAGAGCATCATCAGGAAAATTGACTGGACGGGAGCCGGTTTCTGCGTGGTTGGGGATGCGGAAAACGGGGAGGAAGCCCTGGAGAAAGTGGAGGCACTGGAGCCGGACCTGATACTGACGGACATCAGGATGCCCTTTATGGACGGCCTTTCCCTGGCCGAACGGGTGAGGCAGAAATATCCTTCAGTTAAAATTGTGATTTTTTCAGGCTATGATGATTTTGATTATGCCAAGCAGGCTATCAAGCTGAATGTGACGGAGTACATCCTGAAGCCTGTGAATGTGGAGGAACTGACGGCCATCTTAAAACGTATCAAATCCAACCTGGACGATGAGATTGAGCAGAAAAGGAATGTGAGTCTGCTGCGTGAAAATTATATACGCAGCCTTCCTATTCTCAGGGACCAGTTTTTAAACGAGCTGGTGGGGAGCACTGTGCCCGGAAACGTACTTAAGGAAAAACTGGCTGAGTATGATATCCCGCTGGCAGGCGCCAAGAAATGGGTGGCCGCGGCCATTGACATAGAGCCGGAGGAGATCCGGGAGGGGAATATGCTGCCTCTCCACAAGGAGAGGGACCTGATTCCTATTTCTGTCATGCAGGTTGTGGAGGAAAAGCTGGGGAACTATTGCCGTTCTTCCGTATTCACTTCCTCCAGGACCTCCTGGTCTGAGCTGGCCCTTATTGCTGCCATTGACGAGGATAACAGCCAGACAGGACTGATAGATGTGCTGGGGGATATCTGCAAGGAAACAAAGAAGATTCTGGAGGTGCCCATCACTATCGGCATTGGCCACAGCTGCCAGGACCTGGGGGAGATCAGCGGCTCCTATAAGACGGCTGTGGACGCCCTTGGCTATAAGGCCATTGTGGGAGCGGGAAGCACCATCTATATCAATGATGTGGAGCCTGTAAGCGGGGGAAAGCTCAGCTTTGACAGCAAGGACGAAGCAGAGCTTATTGCAGCCATTAAGTTCGGTCCCAGGGAGAAGATAGAGGAAGCAGTACAGGCAGTCATGGATAAAATGAGCGATGCAAAGGTGCATTTCAGGCAGTGCCAGGCATATATGCTCAGCGTGTCCAGCTCCATAGTCCAGCTGATTCAGCAGTATGACCTGGACCTGGAACAGCTGGCGGAGGAGGGGGAGGAGCAGGGGGATACCTTTGCCGTCATCCCAAGGATGATGAAAAAGGAGGACTTTGCCCACTGGCTTCTCTCAGCCGCCCTCAGGATGAACCAGGCCATGAACCGGGAGCGGGATAATACCATGAAGCAGGTCATCCAGAAGGCCAAGGAATATATTATGGACAATTACCAGGATCCGGATTTGTCTGTGGAGAAAATATGCCGCCAGCTGCACATGAGCCCGGCCTATTTTTCCACCATGTTCAAGAAGGAGACAGGACAGGCATATACCGCCTACCTGACCCAGGTCCGCCTGGACAAGGCGGTGGAGCTTCTTAACAAGACCGATGACAAGACCTATGTCATAGCGGCCAAGGTGGGATACCAGGAGCAGAATTATTTCAGCTATGTGTTCAAGAAACGTTTCGGGGTTTCGCCCACCAAGTTCAGAGGGGCAAAATAG
- a CDS encoding substrate-binding domain-containing protein, giving the protein MKKALSVALACSMALSLVACGGGSKPTEAPTTAAAGDTTTEAAADTTAADTAAAPEAGAEVANKDKPLVWFNRQPSSSATGQLDMTALNFNKDTYYVGFDANQGAELQGTMVKDYIEKNIDSIDRNGDGIIGYVLAIGDIGHNDSIARTRGIRKALGTAVEKDGNVNSDPVGTNADGTATVVQDGSIEVGGKTYVVRELASQEMKNSAGATWDAATAGNAIGTWSSSFGDQIDIVASNNDGMGMSMFNAWSKDNKVPTFGYDANSDAVAAIAEGYGGTISQHADVQAYLTLRVLRNALDGVDIDTGIGTADDAGNVLSPDVYVYKADERSYYALNVAVTAENYTDFTDSTMVYAPVSNQLDEATHATKNVWLNIYNSADNFLGSTYQPLLQKYDKLLNLKVDYIGGDGQTESNITNRLGNPSQYDAFAINMVKTDNAASYTSLLEQ; this is encoded by the coding sequence ATGAAGAAAGCATTAAGTGTTGCTCTTGCGTGTTCCATGGCATTATCACTGGTTGCCTGCGGAGGCGGCAGCAAGCCAACAGAAGCACCAACCACAGCAGCTGCCGGGGATACCACAACCGAAGCAGCAGCAGACACAACCGCGGCAGACACAGCAGCTGCACCGGAAGCAGGCGCAGAGGTGGCAAACAAGGATAAGCCTTTAGTATGGTTTAACCGCCAGCCCTCCAGCAGTGCTACAGGACAGCTTGATATGACGGCCCTGAATTTTAATAAGGATACATATTATGTAGGTTTCGACGCAAATCAGGGCGCTGAGCTTCAGGGTACCATGGTTAAGGACTACATCGAGAAGAACATCGACTCAATTGACCGCAACGGCGATGGAATCATCGGCTACGTTCTGGCAATCGGAGACATCGGACATAACGACTCTATCGCACGTACAAGAGGCATCCGTAAGGCTCTCGGCACCGCAGTAGAGAAAGACGGCAATGTCAACAGCGATCCTGTTGGTACAAACGCAGACGGTACAGCAACTGTTGTACAGGACGGCTCCATCGAAGTTGGCGGAAAGACATATGTTGTCCGCGAGCTTGCTTCCCAGGAGATGAAGAACTCTGCAGGCGCTACATGGGATGCTGCCACAGCTGGTAATGCAATCGGCACATGGTCTTCCTCTTTCGGCGATCAGATTGATATTGTTGCATCCAATAACGACGGTATGGGCATGTCCATGTTCAACGCATGGTCCAAGGACAATAAGGTTCCTACATTTGGCTATGACGCAAACAGCGACGCAGTAGCAGCTATCGCTGAGGGCTACGGCGGCACTATCAGCCAGCATGCAGACGTACAGGCTTACCTGACACTCCGCGTACTGCGCAACGCACTGGACGGAGTTGATATTGATACAGGTATCGGCACAGCAGACGATGCAGGCAATGTCTTAAGTCCTGATGTATATGTTTACAAGGCAGATGAGCGTTCCTACTACGCACTGAACGTTGCTGTTACTGCTGAAAACTATACAGATTTCACAGATTCCACAATGGTATACGCACCTGTATCCAATCAGCTGGATGAGGCTACCCATGCTACAAAGAACGTATGGCTGAACATCTACAACTCAGCTGATAACTTCCTTGGCTCAACCTATCAGCCTCTGCTCCAGAAATACGATAAGCTTCTCAACCTCAAGGTTGACTATATCGGCGGCGACGGACAGACAGAGTCCAATATTACAAACCGTCTTGGAAATCCAAGCCAGTATGACGCATTTGCCATCAACATGGTTAAGACAGACAATGCAGCTTCATACACATCTCTGCTTGAGCAGTAA